The genomic region tatatttgtattgtaattgtttataaaatatgcaacatACAAATAAGTTTGTCTTGGACCTTGTGGTGACATCAAATGTTGTGTTGCTTACAGGTGTCGATGATAATGGTTCGGGAATGGCGGCCATGTTGTATGTTGCTAAGCAACTTACAAACGAGAATAAACGAGGCGTGAAACGCAAGAACACGGTGCTATTTATAGCCTTCGATCTTGAAGAAGCTGGTATGTTGTTTATTTGTTCAATGCATAATccccatcgtcatcatcaccatcgtcattaTCAagatcaccatcgtcatcatcaggaTCACTAAGACAAATACCAGCATCATTAAAATGTCTTgccttatcatcattatcatgataatcatcatcatcattggcgtgatgataataataataataatacttctactaatactaataataataatcatgatgatgatgataatcatcatcatcatcatcatcatcaacatcatcatcatcatcatcagtatcaatTTCAGTGTGAAATATTCAGgtagtaaagacacaccttcgcgttggaccaatgaaatcgctcgtgtgtttaaaatgttgaccagttgaaatatatgtaaacaaaggtttcaaaaggcGCTGGGGCGCTTGAccgttagttttgatgcataatgtaacggtaAGAATGgtagaaatgtttttttcatacgtttaatcgaattatggtaccgaggtccgtgaactttgcagagAACATGCCTTACACTccatgaagatttcagtcttggatcggatcagatcgatgacgagtaggtcacCCGAGCTGTGTGTCGTGTTATTtctttttgacccagcatttgtaaagaaaatattggaagatatgtacatttccagaagggacattcatttatgcgtttaataagaccgagtcaTTGGAAATCACTGCACTATTGATGTAGTTAATTATGGCTATTCATATCGATTCACCCTTTTTCgagtcattttgagttgaataccttgttatatatatatatgtattcgaTAGTGAATaattttttcagagaagttgatttttcgttataatttgattatttttattataaattatgtttttaccaATTAATATATGTGGTATGCATTTAGGGCATAAAACTACAAATTTTGAAAAGGAATAAATACATCATATTCCAGCAAGCTTGTGTGAGGCATTTCATTGTTCAGCTGACAAGTattagtttttatatattttctatatttttgtaTAAGAACGTTTAAATTCTCGGTGAAGGCAACACGTGTTTATTAGTTTTCAATGTGTTTTagcttttataattattaaatcattttagctgttgtgttgaaataaataaaattatattattttaaaataacttaagtataTGAACAAGTCCCCTTCATAAATgctttacaaaataaatgtaccCGAAATCCGCAGGCATAACCGGAAGCAAAGAGATTATAAGCGGCTGGCTGAACCCGTGGCTGATACGTACGTATGGAACGGCGGCAACCAGACTCGTACCGTACGGCATGGTCGTCATGGACACGATCATGGGTTACAACCTGACCGCCTACTCACAGAGTATACCGTCGCCGGATGCCgtaagtgcatgtgcgtaaagtgtcgtccaagattagcgcatcgagtccgcataggcttatcagggacgacactttccgcctaaactggatttaagTTTAGAACAGAcgtctttaaaatgaaaaatacaaaaagcCCATCTGGCCTTACAAAACATGCAACTATTATACAACTAGCAATAATACATTTATCAACTAATAATTTACAATTGACAATTTGCATGGCTAACCGGCCTTCCAGAGTCCATACGATATAAAGACACAATTTTTGGTTCTTCAACAAAGTATACGTGTCGGTATAAGCCTAGTTTTGGtcgttgaattaaaaaaaagataattgtaatTACAGATCCAAATGACGTTTCCAACGGTCTACCGCAATGTTCAGTCCGATAACAGACGTGGCGATTTCCTTCTAAATATCTACAGACAAGATGCGGATAGAGCGCTCGGGGAGGCCTTTACCAGGGCATGGCAAGCGCTGAGCCATCCGAGGTTTGAACTCGAAGTATTCCCTCTGCCAATATCTAGTCTGAACCAGCTGACGAACACTAATTTTGCCATCTACCAACCCTTTCTGCGCAGTGATCATTCCAATCTCTGGCGCGATAACATTCCGGCGATTTTCCTCACGGATTCAGGTAGGAACTAGTTTATCACATACTCAAATGCACTTGAAAATGGTAATATGTTCTTATTAGATATCTTGTTGATACGTAATGCGCCAATTACATTTCATTGTACGAAATAATTCTCTACAAATTTGATAATgccatttattaaatatttttatgccgTGCTGCCGCTGCCCCGAACTACATTTTGAActaattttgtaaacacattttatctTAATATCATAGTAACGCCTTTGTCTCCACGAAGGATGGCCTGTTTCACGCACAGGTATTCCTTAATGTCGGTCGCGTTATTTCAGCGGACTACCGCGGCGCTATGCAGGT from Dreissena polymorpha isolate Duluth1 chromosome 5, UMN_Dpol_1.0, whole genome shotgun sequence harbors:
- the LOC127832694 gene encoding uncharacterized protein LOC127832694, which translates into the protein MVVMDTIMGYNLTAYSQSIPSPDAIQMTFPTVYRNVQSDNRRGDFLLNIYRQDADRALGEAFTRAWQALSHPRFELEVFPLPISSLNQLTNTNFAIYQPFLRSDHSNLWRDNIPAIFLTDSADYRGAMQVCYHSKCDNVETMVTQDNLIFLSKTTDAIFQTINSLSEPSEPAASGCHLIASFWYLIVVPVVTIAARYFILFK